CGGTCAAAAACCTTGTCAGGTGCTTTTGCAAGGAAATATAGTAATTCATATTCTTTTGGAGTTAAACTTACTTCCTTACCGTCAGCCAAAACTCTATGTGCGTCATTGTCGATTGTTAAATGTGGGAACACAATAACATCCTTCGTTGTTGTATCTGTTTGTAGATAACTAGTTTGAGATGACCTTCTTAATAGAGCCTTAACCCGTAATACTACTTCTCTTGGGCTGAATGGTTTTACAATATAGTCGTCTGTACCCACTTCAAATCCCTGTACACGGTTAACCTCTTCACCTTTAGCTGTCAACATAATAACAGGCGTAGCCTTCTTTTCTCTTAATTCACGGCAAACCTCTAACCCGTCCTTGCCAGGCATCATTAAATCTAAAAGAATGACATCATAATCATTTGCGATTGCCTTCGTTAACGCTTCGTTACCATCCTCTGCTTCATCAATTGTATATTCCTCACGCTCTAAATACATCTTTAATAATCGACGAATTCTTTCTTCATCATCTACCACTAAAATCTTTACTTCTTTATCCATTAATAATCCCCCCATGCTGTTATTTTACAAAATGTGATAATTATTATCTATAATTTACCGTAATTGTCTTTACAAAAGTGTCGAATTTTTGACAAAAGACCTTTTTCCTATATAAATATTTGCAAAATAGCCTTTACTTGGAAAAAGTAAAGGCTATTGGCTAATAAATTATTATCCAGCGTAGGAATGAAGTCCTGCAATAACTAGGTTTACAGCGACCAAATTAAACATAATTATGACAAAACCAATAACGGCGAGCCAGGCTGATTTCTCACCATGCCATCCCTTTGAAAGACGAAGGTGTAAGAAGGCTGCGTAGAATAACCATGTTACCAGTGCCCAAACCTCTTTAGGATCCCAGCCCCAGAATCTTGTCCAGGCAATTTGTGCCCAAATCATCGCAAAAATCAAAGCACCTAAGGTAAAAACAGGGAACCCGATTAAAACTGATCGATAGCTTATTTCATCTACAAAATCCAAATTGATGTTTTTAACTAAAGGCTTCAATGCGGCGGAAATACGTTTTCTTAAAATTAATCTAATTAACCCATAAAGGATAAACCCGCCAATAAACGACCAAATAACAGAATTCATTTTCTTCGCATTTATCAATGCAGGCATTTCTACAAGTGGTTCAAATTTTCCACTGGTTAGGAGTTCACCCTCATGAGGACCAGTAATCGCTGGCATGGTATACTCAATTTTTGCCTCACTGCCACTCTTATCAATCCAATTAAATTCTGCTTTATAATCCATAGCAGAGAATAAACTGGATACAAGAACAAATCCCAATGTTGTTACTAACCCAAACATTACGGCTTCAAGCCAAAAGGTTCTCTTCGAAGCTTTAGATTGATCAATTACCTTGACCAGATATATCAATCCGGCAGCAAAGCTTATTGCTAAAATGGCTTCACCTAAAGCAGCAGTCGTGACATGAATATGAAGCCAGTCACTTTGCAATGCTGGTATTAATGGTGAGATATCCCTAGGAAACATGCTTGCATAGGCGATAACAAGAATTGCAACAGGCATGGTGAACAATCCAAGAAGCGGTGTTCGATAAATAAAATAAATAACGATGAATGCTCCCACAAGACACATTCCAAAAAAGGTTGTAAATTCAAATAAATTACTAACAGGTGCATGTCCTGCTGCAATCCACCTAGTAATAAAGTAACCAACCTGAGAAGCAAAGCCAACAATTGTTACCACGACGGCAATTTTCCCCCATCGATTCGTATCTTTCTTTTCTCCGATATCCTTCTTGGCCTTAATGGCCCCGCCAAAGAAGAGGGTCGCTACTAAATAAAGGATAAATGCAATATAAAGTAAATTACTACTTAATGTTACCAACTAGACACCCTCCTTATCATTTCTTTCCTTTTAAATTTGATCATCAGGAATAATTAGTTTCGTTTCCAAAAGTGTCGACTCAATTTCTCTTTTTAAACCGTACCAGTTCTTATTAGTATGTGCGGCGATCCAAATTTCCCCATTTTTGTTTTGTACCCATATTCTGCGATGATTCCAATAGGCACCTTGGATTACACCAATCATAAATAGAATTCCACCCAAAATAATAATCCATATCGTTAAATCTTTACGAACGGTTAAGGCAGTAACATTTTTAGTTTCAATTCCTTTGAACGCCATTTTGTATTGGTTATCCCCTAATGGCTCAATGGTTTGCTGTATTGCAACAAAACTCGTTTCCCCTTTTGGGACTTCTGGTGATATCATTTTGAATACAAAAGCAGGATTATTAGGTATCCTGGACTTTGTTGTCGGTTCCCCGTTTTCAGCAAATTCAAAATCTGGAAAGAAACTCAAAACTTCAACAGCATATCCATTTCCAAGGTCATATTTTGACTTTGGGTCATAGAGATTTACTTTTATGT
This Neobacillus sp. YX16 DNA region includes the following protein-coding sequences:
- the ccsB gene encoding c-type cytochrome biogenesis protein CcsB produces the protein MVTLSSNLLYIAFILYLVATLFFGGAIKAKKDIGEKKDTNRWGKIAVVVTIVGFASQVGYFITRWIAAGHAPVSNLFEFTTFFGMCLVGAFIVIYFIYRTPLLGLFTMPVAILVIAYASMFPRDISPLIPALQSDWLHIHVTTAALGEAILAISFAAGLIYLVKVIDQSKASKRTFWLEAVMFGLVTTLGFVLVSSLFSAMDYKAEFNWIDKSGSEAKIEYTMPAITGPHEGELLTSGKFEPLVEMPALINAKKMNSVIWSFIGGFILYGLIRLILRKRISAALKPLVKNINLDFVDEISYRSVLIGFPVFTLGALIFAMIWAQIAWTRFWGWDPKEVWALVTWLFYAAFLHLRLSKGWHGEKSAWLAVIGFVIIMFNLVAVNLVIAGLHSYAG
- a CDS encoding response regulator transcription factor, with amino-acid sequence MDKEVKILVVDDEERIRRLLKMYLEREEYTIDEAEDGNEALTKAIANDYDVILLDLMMPGKDGLEVCRELREKKATPVIMLTAKGEEVNRVQGFEVGTDDYIVKPFSPREVVLRVKALLRRSSQTSYLQTDTTTKDVIVFPHLTIDNDAHRVLADGKEVSLTPKEYELLYFLAKAPDKVFDREQLLKEVWHYEFFGDLRTVDTHVKRLREKLNKVSEQAARMIVTVWGVGYKFEVVNE